From Brachyhypopomus gauderio isolate BG-103 unplaced genomic scaffold, BGAUD_0.2 sc40, whole genome shotgun sequence, one genomic window encodes:
- the LOC143485826 gene encoding uncharacterized protein LOC143485826, with amino-acid sequence MCFSIPVLTPYSRRQYKHHYRKRTTSNLIYPPLSTNTPIIATGGLWNCQSAVQKADFITAIAAHHSLDFLALTETWITPENSATPAALSSAFSFSHSPRQTGRGGGTGLLLSSCWRFTPCTFPQITISTFEYHAVTVRFPTTLHIIVVYRPPCTLGNFTEELDTLLSVLPNDETPLLLLGDFNLPTDKLQSSGVLPLLSSFNLNLTQSSPTHRAGNVLDLVFTRPPAVMDIAVTPLHCSDHHLVSFSLSLPPHRHTLTATGTTTIRRNLHSISPSVLASTITTALPSHNSFSCLSTDTATDTLLSSLSSSIDLLCPLSSKPTRSSPPAPWLSDTLRNNRRELRMVERRWRKSKLTADLRLYQSLLSLFSMELTAAKTSFYREKLEASTSDPRKMFKIFSSLLKPSPPPTPTSLTADDFVTFFEEKVNTIRSTFSLVPVPTVSPPTPPFSLTSFSPLSAETVLQLLTSSSPTTCPLDPIPSTLLQTISHELLPFISTIINNSLSSGIVPSSFKAARVVPILKKPNLDATNISNYRPVSLLSFLSKILERAVHNQLSSFLSQNQLQDPNQSGFKPAHSTETALIAVTEKLHAARANGLSSVLILLDLSAAFDTVNHEILLSILSGLGITGNAWTWFASYLEGRSYQVTWGGSTSTPCKLSTGVPQGFSSNLCMSERHCLLDGSSPPKA; translated from the exons atGTGTTTTTCCATCCCTGTTCTTACTCCCTATAGTCGCCGTCAATACAAACATCACTACAGAAAACGCACTACCAGTAACCTCATCTACCCTCCACTCTCAACAAACACCCCGATCATTGCGACCGGGGGGCTCTGGAACTGCCAGTCTGCAGTCCAGAAAGCAGACTTCATCACAGCCATTGCAGCTCATCACTCCCTTGACTTCTTGGCCCTAACAGAGACATGGATCACCCCAGAGAACTCTGCTACTCCTGCTGCCCTGTCATCTGCATtttccttctctcactctccaagacagactggaaggggaggtggcacTGGATTGCTTCTGTCCAGTTGCTGGCGCTTTACTCCTTGCACTTTCCCACAAATTACCATCTCAACATTTGAGTATCATGCTGTCACTGTACGCTTCCCAACCACACTTCACATCATTGTTGTTTATCGTCCACCCTGCACCCTAGGTAACTTCACTGAGGAATTAGACACACTTCTGAGCGTCCTCCCTAATGATGAAACTCCTCTTCTTCTGCTTGGTGACTTCAACCTCCCAACAGATAAACTACAATCATCTGGCGTTCTTCCTTTGCTGTCATCAttcaacctcaacctcacccaGTCTTCTCCAACACACAGAGCAGGCAATGTCCTAGACCTGGTCTTCACTAGACCACCTGCAGTGATGGACATTGCAGTAACTCCTCTCCACTGTTCAGATCATCACCTTGTATCTTTCTCCTtatctcttcctccccaccgtcACACCCTTACTGCTACAGGCACTACCACCATCCGTCGTAACCTtcattccatctctccatcagtaCTTGCCTCTACTATCACCACAGCCCTCCCGTCCCATAACtctttctcttgtctctccacagacaccgccactgacactttattgtcctccctctcttcatctatTGACCTCTTATGTCCCCTCTCTTCCAAACCCACAAGATCCTCCCCACCTGCTCCTTGGCTCTCGGACACCCTGCGTAACAACCGACGAGAACTGAGGATGGTTGAGAGGCGATGGAGGAAATCGAAGCTTACTGCTGATCTTCGCTTGTATCAGTCTCTCCTGTCCCTATTCTCCATGGAACTAACTGCTGCCAAGACATCATTCTACAGAGAGAAGCTGGAGGCATCTACATCAGATCCACGcaagatgttcaaaatcttctcttctctcctcaaaccctccccccctccaactcccacttctcttactgcagatgattttgtcaccttctttgaagagaaggtCAATACGATTCGCAGCACCTTTTCCCTAGTCCCTGTTCCCACTGTgtcccctcctactcctcccttttctctaacctccttctctcctctctcagctgagacggtgcttcagctgctgacatccagcagtcccaccacatgccctctggaccccatcccatccacactcctccagacaatctcccacgaactcctccctttcatctcgaccatcatcaacaactccttatcttcaggaattgtgccatcatcattcaaggcggctagggtggtgccaatcctaaagaaacccaaccttgatgccaccaacatcagcaactacagaccggtatctctcctctcattcctttctaagatccttgaacgggctgtacacaaccagctatcctcttttctctcacagaaccagcttcaggaccccaaccaatctggcttcaagccggcacattctacggaaactgcactcattgcagtaactgagaaactccatgcggctagagcaaatggactatcatcagttctgattctgcttgacctttcggctgcctttgacacagtcaatcatGAGATCCTTCTGTCCATCCTCTCAGGCCTTGGTATCACTGGCAATGCATGGACAtggtttgcatcctacctggagggtcgttcctaccaagtaacatggggaggatcaacatccacgccatgcaaactctccaccggtgttccacaag gtttcagctcgaatctctgcatgtctgaaagacattgcctcttggatggcagctcaccacctaaagcttaa